A section of the Felis catus isolate Fca126 chromosome B2, F.catus_Fca126_mat1.0, whole genome shotgun sequence genome encodes:
- the LOC101089503 gene encoding putative olfactory receptor 2B8, with translation MDPKNGSSFTGFILLGFSDRPQLERVLFVVLLIFYLLTLLGNTSIIALSRLDPHLQTPMYFFLSNLSFLDLCYTTSTVPQLLVHLRGADKSISFGGCVAQLFVVLGLGGTECILLGVMAFDRYAAVCRPLHYTVIMHPRLCALMASASWFTGFANSSLETVLIFLVPLCGKNKIDHFFCEVPPLLKLACVDTTVYESEILFFSMVFLFIPVALITFSYGRIVRAVLRIKSAAGQRKVFGTCGSHLTVVSLFYGTAIYAYLQPSNNHSQDQGKFVSLFYTIVTPMVNPFIYTLRNKDVMGAMKKVFCRGSI, from the coding sequence ATGGACCCGAAAAATGGAAGTTCTTTCACTGGCTTTATCCTGCTGGGTTTCTCTGACCGGCCTCAGCTGGAGCGAGTCCTCTTTGTGGTTCTTCTGATCTTCTATCTGCTCACCCTGCTGGGAAACACAAGCATCATTGCGTTGTCCCGCCTGGACCCACACCTGCAGActcccatgtactttttcctgtCCAACCTAAGCTTTCTGGACCTGTGTTACACGACCAGCACTGTTCCTCAGCTGCTGGTTCATCTCAGGGGAGCAGACAAGTCTATCTCCTTCGGTGGCTGTGTAGCTCAGTTATTCGTTGTTCTAGGGTTGGGAGGCACAGAGTGCATTCTGTTAGGGGTGATGGCATTTGACCGCTACGCAGCCGTCTGCAGGCCCCTGCACTACACAGTGATCATGCACCCCCGTCTCTGTGCCCTGATGGCTTCTGCATCGTGGTTCACTGGTTTTGCCAACTCCTCATTGGAGACGGTGCTCATTTTTCTTGTACCGCTTTGTGGGAAGAATAAAATAGACCACTTCTTTTGTGAGGTTCCCCCATTGCTCAAGCTTGCCTGTGTTGACACCACTGTGTATGAGTCTGAGATCTTATTTTTCAGTATGGTCTTTCTTTTCATACCTGTGGCATTAATCACATTCTCCTATGGTCGGATAGTCAGGGCAGTGTTAAGAATAAAGTCAGCCGCAGGACAGAGGAAAGTGTTTGGGACATGTGGGTCTCACCTCACGGTGGTCTCCCTGTTCTATGGCACGGCCATCTATGCTTACCTGCAGCCCAGCAACAACCACTCCCAGGATCAGGGCAAGTTCGTTTCTCTCTTCTACACCATCGTCACCCCCATGGTCAACCCCTTCATATATACACTGCGGAACAAGGATGTGATGGGAGCAATGAAGAAGGTTTTCTGTAGGGGCTCCATATGA